The Brachyspira hyodysenteriae ATCC 27164 sequence TAATTGTTTGAATACATCTTTGTCTTTTCTATTTTTCCATTTTCATAAACTATTCTTACTCCGTTAGGATATATAGTTTCTCTTTCATAATCGAAATTAGGGAATATATTTTCTGTTGTTATGCTTCCGTCATTATTTGTATTTATCCTATAATTATTTGTAAAAGGCATAAATCTTATTGATGTATCATTACTTCTTATAAGAGATATAACTCTTTCCAAAGATTCTTTCTGATAGTACTCTCCGCCTACATTAGTTAAAAATATTTCATAAGATATAGCGGCATTAGTTATTTCACCAAGTGCCAAGAAAGTATGTCCCATATTAAGATATGCACTGTAGTATAAAGCCCAAGTATTATATGCATCTACTGAAGCTATATTTGTTTTTATTTCTACCATGTTTCCATTGGTATCCATAACATTAGTCATTATAACTATATTTGTTACAATGAATGGATTTTCCTCTGTTATTACATAAGTAGAACCTGTAACTGTAGAATTTGTATTCATAGTTACAGTATTTGAGTCTCCTACTGCTGCTTCATTAGTTACATTGTCTGGAGGGAGTGAGGTTTCTGAAACAGAAGGATCTACTACCTCTAAATTAAAATTAGGATTTGATTCAAATATTACTGTTGTATTTGTAAATTCATAATTATTTGTATATGTATTTGTTATAACTACATTTGTAAATAGTGGAAGTTTTGTAAATGTGTTATCTAATGTATTTTTTATATTTTCATTTGCAATATTAAGATTATTTATTGCATCAGATATTGCATTAGTATCAGATGATAAATTTGTTGATACGGTATTTGTAGTTATGGCTGGAGTTGATATATTAGTTGATATAAATTCATTTGTTAATGTTTCATTTGATCCTATAGACATATTAGTCATAGATTCATTAGAAGCAGTATTGTCAACTTCAAATATAAATATTGTATTTGTTACTACATTTTGTGAAACCGTATAATTAGTTAATACTTCATGATTTAATTTAGTTGTATATGGTGAATGAAGTCTTTCTATGGATCTGTTATACCAAAGCAAAGCATCTTCATAATTTTTTAATTGATAGTATGAGTTTGCTATATTATTACAATATGAATATGAATCATTGATATCAAATGCTAATTTATAATAATTTATAGCATTTTCATATTGTTTATCTTGGAAATAGCATGCTCCTATATAATAATAAAGCATATCATTTGTTGATAATGGTCTTCTTTTCAAATATAAAAGAAATGCTTCTCTTGCAAAATTATATTTTTTTTGGAAGAAAAGTTTTTCTGCATTATAAAATTCTCTGTCAATATTTCTTTCATCATTTGGAGCAGCATTCTGTGCCAATAACATAGATGATAATGATATGAAAATAGATATTATAATTATTGAAAGAATTTTTTTCATAATGATATGATCCTCTTTATCTTTTAAGGATAATATTTAAAACTATCAATTTTTTATATAGTCAAAATAATGATTAAATAGTGAATAAAGTATATATTCACTGTATCCTCTTACCTTTTTATCTTTATCTAAAACATCATTTAAAAATTCAAAAGTTTGTTCATTTGGATTTTCTACGTAATAAATCCTCTCTTTAGATATGGAATTACTTTCATTTTTTATCATTTTTATGATTGAAAGTTCTTTTAATCTATCTTTTTTATCTTCTCTGCTTGCCTGATATGAGAATAGACGTTTTACTAAGTTTTCAAATACTATTTTATTATACATAACGGCTCTTCTTACATCTGTATCAACACTTCCGTCATAATTATTGATTTCACTATCAAATATTGCTATAGATATTGCAGATTTAATATCAGCAAATACTGCTTTTTCTTCTTTTAATTTAAATTTTTTACTAGACATAATATTAGAAAATATTCACCTTTGTTTAAAATATGAGTCATATTGAATATCGACAAAGTTAAAAATTTAATTAGATTAAAAATTTAATTTAGATAATAGTTATAGTATCAAAATATAGTAAAATAAAAAACCCCTTCCATAAAATAATTATGGAAGGGGGAAATTCTATATTAAATAAAATTATTTGTTTTTAATAGGATCATTAGGGTTGGAAGCAGTTTCTTTAGACAATCCGCGAGCCCATTGACCAGTGATGAATAATTCAACAACAGCCAATATGATCATAACAGCAGCTATAGCAGCTAATACATAACCATCAAAAGTAGCTTTCATAATGTTAGTATAAACAACTAAAGCTAAAGCTGAAAGAGTAACTGCGAACATGAAAGTCAAAGGAATGATATTTTCCCAAGAAGTTCTTTTCTGACGATTTTTTATCCAAGCAGCAACTGCTAATAATGATAAACCAGCTAATAATTGGTTAGCACTTCCGAATATAGGCCAAATTCTAGCATAACCGTAAAGAGTAAATCCTAAAGAGAATAGAACTGTAATACCAGTAGCTATATAAGGATTAGTTAAGAAAGTTTTATGTACTCTTCCGTCAGCACCAGTATATTCACCTAATTCCTGTATTAAGTATCTTCCTATACGAGTAGCACTGTCTAAAGAAGTTAAAGCAAAAGAAGCAAATGCTAAAGTAACGAAAGTTTTACCCATACTTAGAGGAACTCCGAAAGAAGTCATGAAAGTAGCAACACCAGTAGCGAATCTAGCAGCAGGAGTACCTTCACCGTTACCAGCAACAGCTGAAACACTCATTAAAGCTACTATAGCAACTATACCTTCAATAAGCATAGCGCCGTATCCTACTAATTTTGCATCTTTTTCACTGTTAAGCTGTTTAGCACTAGTACCAGAGCTAACAAGAGCATGGAAACCAGATATAGCACCGCAAGCAACAGTAATGAAAAGTATTGGGAATAAATAGTTACCTTCACTAGGCATAAAGCTAGTAAATGCAGGAGTTTGTACAGCAGGTCTCATTATAACCAAACCTACAACACCGCCTACAACCATAGCATAAAGCAAGAATGAAGACAAATAGTCTCTAGGCTGTAACAATATCCAAACAGGCATTAAAGAAGCTAATATTTGTAAATAACTAATATTATTTGCCAATGTACTTTTTCCAAAGTTAAGAATGGGAATTTATCAGAAATGAAAATAATAGCAGCTAATAATACTACTCCCACAATTGTAGAAACAGCAACGCTAGCACCTCTTCTATATACTAAAAATCCAAATAATAAAGCTAAAACGATAAATAACATACTAGCAGTACCTGCAGCAGCAGATTCTCTGTAGTTGTCAACGTTTACTGCAAAAGTACCAGCAGTAATATCTAGGAATGCAGCTACTACTAAACAAATAGTAATAAATGCATAAAGAGTAAACATTATTTTACCTTTTTGGCTAACATTATGTCTTATAACTTCACCAATAGATTTACCTTCATGTCTTAAAGAAGCAACTAATGAACCGTAATCATGTACTCCTCCAAAGAATACACATCCGAATATTATCCATAGATATACTGGGAGCCATCCGAACATAGTAGCAATAATCGGACCAGTGATAGGACCGGCACCGGCTATTGAAGAGAAGTGGTGTCCCAATAGAACTTTGGCATCAGTAGGTACATAGTCTTTACCGTCATTAAGAGTATGAGCAGGTGTTTTTTTGCCAGGGTCGATACCCCATTTCTTTGCTAAATATGAACCATAAGTAATATAGGCTACAAAAAATATGATCATACCTAACAATAGAAGAATGAAAGCATTCATTTTTTATCTCCTTTTTTTTTATTTTTTATAACTTCCTAAAAATCCGAAAGAAGAAGTTTTAATTCTTTCTTACGCATTTTAGGTAGATATACATTTTTATCTGTCATAGACACTATAGCATATTGTGTTTCTGACCATCCATGAAATAATAACTTGTAATTAACCTTATAAAAGAATTTTTTTGTTATTTTTTCCCATTCTTTATCTAAAGGGCTTTCTGTTACTAATATACCTGTTATTAAACTTCTTTTATGAAATTTATTAGGATTTGATAGTATAGGTGTTAATCTAATAAGCATATCTTGGAAATTTTCTATATCTTCTTTCTTTAATTCTTTAATAAATCTCAAAAGCATATGCTCAAATACAGAATAACCTTCATAAACTGTAGATTTAGTTATAAACGACTTGAAAAAATCGTTTCTGTGAAAGGCATAAAGATCAAAATATTCATCTTCTTTTGTAATTTCATACTCTAAATCAAAATGTCTCATGAGCTTTTCTGAAACATTGAATATGTATTTTTTTACATTCTCATTATCGATGTGAAGTTTAGCCATTTTTCCTCTCCATGCTATATATTATATAAAGTTTTTTTTCATTGTCAAGTTACTATACATACTAAATAGTAATTGTTATTATTTAAAAATATTTTTATTGTTTATATAAAACATATTAATCATATAATTATTATATATTGTTTGTCTTTATAATTTTAGTTATATAAGTATTATATTTACTAATATATATATAAAATTATATAATATATTTCTCATTAATTAATAATTTGAAATGCATGATAAAATATCTTTCATTTTATTCATAGCTAATGCTCTATGACTCATAGAATTTTTTTCTTCTAAACTCATTTCAGCATATGTAACATTATATCCGTCAGGCTGAAATATAGGGTCATACCCGAAACCATCAAAACCTCTTGGATTTTCTATTATTTTACCATTAACTCTTCCTTCAACTGCTATATAATAATTATCATCCAATACGCAAACAGCAGAAGTTATAAAATATGCAGTTCTATCTTTTTTATCCTTTAATTCATCTAAAAGCATCTGCATTTTTTCTTTATATCCCAAATTTTCTCCGCCGTATCTAGCTGAATATATTCCTGGTTTTCCTCCAAGAGCATTAACGCATAGTCCTGAATCATCTGCCAAAGATGGTAATTTAGTATGATTATATACTGTTTTTGCTTTTATAAGAGAATTTTCTATGAATGTGCTGCCGTCTTCTATTATTTCACCTATATCTGAAGGCATTGATAATATTTCTTTTATAACAGTTCCTTTAAATAGCGATTCTATTTCTTTTAATTTATGTTTATTTGCTGTTGCTATTACTAATTTTTCAAGCATATTAATTTCCTTTTATATTAAAAAATAGATAAAAATCTTTGCTGTTAGGTATATAATATTCCATAACATTTCCTATTATTGTATAGCCATTTTTAGGAGCATAATTTTCAACTACATTTGTAAATACTTTGCTGTAATTTTCTATATTACATTTAACTTTTATAAATTTACCTCCTTTTATATTCCATTTTGTCCAACCTTCAGGGGCAGAAGAGTTTTCTTTCACTTCTACACCTGCCATATATTTACCTCTTTCTCCCCAAGGAGCAAATGTTTCATTTATATCATTCATAATTCCCCATATACCTGACAAATTATTATTTTCATCAACCTTTACCAAATTTATAATTTCTTTAACATTTTTATTAAATTCCTGCCATAAAGGTAATACCCATTTAGAATGTTTTTCGCTTTCTCCTTCAGCTACTTTTCCTATAACTTCAAAATCTTCTTTTTCTACTATTTCTATATCCATAAAGTTATGTCTCCTAATTAATTGAAAAATATAATAACATATTTTTACATAGTAGTAA is a genomic window containing:
- the rdgB gene encoding RdgB/HAM1 family non-canonical purine NTP pyrophosphatase: MLEKLVIATANKHKLKEIESLFKGTVIKEILSMPSDIGEIIEDGSTFIENSLIKAKTVYNHTKLPSLADDSGLCVNALGGKPGIYSARYGGENLGYKEKMQMLLDELKDKKDRTAYFITSAVCVLDDNYYIAVEGRVNGKIIENPRGFDGFGYDPIFQPDGYNVTYAEMSLEEKNSMSHRALAMNKMKDILSCISNY
- a CDS encoding GyrI-like domain-containing protein, with protein sequence MDIEIVEKEDFEVIGKVAEGESEKHSKWVLPLWQEFNKNVKEIINLVKVDENNNLSGIWGIMNDINETFAPWGERGKYMAGVEVKENSSAPEGWTKWNIKGGKFIKVKCNIENYSKVFTNVVENYAPKNGYTIIGNVMEYYIPNSKDFYLFFNIKGN